ATAATTTACAAATTTATAAATTTTCATGTTGACTTTTGTAAATAAAAGTTATAAAATAATAATGTCAGACATCTGATGTCAGATGTCTGACCTCTAAAGATTTGAGTCAAAAGGTTTTAGGTTTAATGTCCAGGAAGCTGAGAAGAAGATACTTGAGATATCAAAGAAATACAATTTGGAAATTGACCCAAAGGCAAAAGTTGGAGATTTGAGCGTGGGTATGCAGCAAAGAGTAGAGATATTAAAAGCTTTTTACAGAGATGCAAGGCTCTTGATACTTGACGAGCCTACAGCAATGCTCACACCTCAAGAGACAAGAGAACTTTTTAAGATTATCAATAATCTTAAAACCCAGGGTATATCTATTTTGTTCATAAGCCATAAACTTGATGAAGTTATGGAAATTTCGGACAGAGTAACTGTTATGAGAAGAGGAAAGACAGTCAGGACCCTTAATACCAGAGAGACAAATGAACAGGAACTTGCAAACCTGATGGTTGGAAGGGAAGTTAAGCTTGTGGTTGAAAAAAGTGAGCCACGGTTAGGTGAGACTGTACTGAGCGGACAGAATGTTATGGTTTATATTATGTTTGTTTTGATAGTACTCAGCCAGTGGTTTTTGTTTAAAACAACTGTTGGGCTTAGACTAAGAGCCGTAGGTGAAAATCCTGAAGCAGCCGAGACAGCAGGGATTGATGTTGTAAAAATGAAATATTTGGGTGTGATTTTAGGTGGGGCATTTTCAGCACTTGGTGGAGCATATCTTTCAATTGGGGCACTGAATAGCTTTTCGCCCGAAATGTCATCCGGAAGAGGTTATATCGCTCTGGCTGCCATGATATTTGGAAGATGGACACCGGTGGGATCTTTTTTGGCATCGCTTTTGTTTGGTTTTGCAACAGCTTTGAGCTACAGCTTGCAGGAATTTACAGTGTCCAAAAACATTATTATGATGCTGCCATATATAGTTACAATACTTGCGCTTGTAGGTATAGGTGGTAAGAGTGTAGCTCCGGCAGCTGATGGTGTGCCTTACAGACCCAAAAAATAGAAGAAAGGAGTGGGTGGAGCATGGAGGATTTAGAGAATATGGGTTATCCACCCCGATATGAGCTGGTACTGAAAAGATTAAAACATCTTATTGAAGAAAGGTTCAAGGAAGGAGATAGACTTCCGTCTGAAATAGAGTTAGCAAAACTTTTTGGAGTCAGCCGTGCCACTTTAAGAGAGGCGATGAGAATATTAGAAGAGGAAGGATATGTTGTTAGGAAGCATGGAATAGGAACTTTTGTTGCGTCAAGACCAATTTTACAAACAGGTATGGAAGAATTGCAAAGCATAACAAAGCTCATGGAGAAGCAGGGGTATCAGCCGCACACAAAAGATGTAATTATTACACGAACATATCCGAATGCTAAAGAAGCACATATGTTGAAAATTGATCAAAATGAAGAGATTATAAAGATAGAACGTGTAAGACTTGCAGATAACATCCCGGTTGTGTACTGTGTAGATAGACTTCCTGCCAGATTTTTTGGTGATAAATTTGAATTTAAAGGTGAGTCTTTATTCGATTATTTAAGTGCCGAGCTTGGGATATATATTGCTTATGCAGTTTCTGATATAATTCCAATGCTGGCTGAAAAAAATGGTGTATATAAAAAATTGGAGCTTGAAAAGAATGATGTTGTACTTTTGCTTGACCAGATACATTTTGACCAGAGTGATACTCCCATATTGTATTCCTCCAATTTCTTTTCGCCCAAAAAATTTAGATTTTACATTGTAAGAAAGAGGGTATGAAAAGATGAGATACTTAACCGAAATTGACCCTGCACTGAAAAATATTTTGAATTTGGCAAAAGAACAGCAAGACAAAGCATATGCTCCTTATTCAAATTTTAAAGTTGGAGCAGCTGTTTTAACACAAAGTGGAGAAATATATTTGGGCTGTAATATTGAAAATGCATCCTATTCTCTGACAATCTGTGCTGAAAGAGTTGCTCTTTTCAAAGCAATTTCAGATGGACACAGGGATATTAAAGCTATTTTTGTAATCGGTCCTCAAAATGAACCCATTTCACCCTGCGGTGCGTGCAGGCAGGTTATGCTTGAACTTGCAAAAGATGCTACGATATATCTTTCAAACTCTGATATGAGTAAAATTATTGAAACTAATACAAAAGATCTCTTGCCCTATGGCTTTGATTTATAAATGCTTTAAGCAAAATGATTTTTCAGGAGGGAAGACAGGAGTTGAAGGCAATAGTTCTTTCAATTATCACAGGCTTTGTAGTTGGAGCAGTATTTAAACTTCTCAAACTTCCTATTCCGGCGCCAAATGCCCTGGCAGGTGTTGCCGGAATATTTGGAATATTTCTGGGTGCTTTTGCTATAGAACAGATTTTGAAGCTTATT
The Caldicellulosiruptor morganii DNA segment above includes these coding regions:
- the cdd gene encoding cytidine deaminase, which encodes MRYLTEIDPALKNILNLAKEQQDKAYAPYSNFKVGAAVLTQSGEIYLGCNIENASYSLTICAERVALFKAISDGHRDIKAIFVIGPQNEPISPCGACRQVMLELAKDATIYLSNSDMSKIIETNTKDLLPYGFDL
- a CDS encoding GntR family transcriptional regulator, producing the protein MEDLENMGYPPRYELVLKRLKHLIEERFKEGDRLPSEIELAKLFGVSRATLREAMRILEEEGYVVRKHGIGTFVASRPILQTGMEELQSITKLMEKQGYQPHTKDVIITRTYPNAKEAHMLKIDQNEEIIKIERVRLADNIPVVYCVDRLPARFFGDKFEFKGESLFDYLSAELGIYIAYAVSDIIPMLAEKNGVYKKLELEKNDVVLLLDQIHFDQSDTPILYSSNFFSPKKFRFYIVRKRV
- a CDS encoding XapX domain-containing protein, whose protein sequence is MKAIVLSIITGFVVGAVFKLLKLPIPAPNALAGVAGIFGIFLGAFAIEQILKLITK